The genomic region ACAAGATGATGACCGGCTCCTACCTCTTCCCCGACTTCGAGGAAGGTAAGCGCTGCCGCATCCTGATCCTCGCCCCGAGCCCGGAGATGGCCCCCTCGATGGGGATGGCGATCGGCATGGACCAGACCCGCAAGGCCTTCGGCACCCCGGACAGCATGTTCCTTTTGGGCAAAAGCGGCATAGACATAAAGAACCTTCTGAAGGCGCTGCGCGAGTCGGAGGCAAGCGGGGTTCCCGTGGCCCTCATCGGCGCGACGGCCGCCTACGTATACTTCTTCCAGGCCTGCCGCCGCCGAAAGATCAGCTTCAAGCTTCCCGCCGGCAGCCGCGTCTGCGACGGCGGCGGCTACCGGGGGCGCTTCGGCGTCGTCACCCGGAACGACTACTACGACATGGTCCAGGAGATCCTGGACGTCCCCCGCAACCACTGCGTCAACGTGCTGGGGGAGGCGGAGACCGCCACCAACCTCTTCGACGACGCTCTCAGGCGCCACGTGAAGGGGCTTCCCGAGAAGAAGCTCGCCCGCCCGGTCCCGCCGTGGTCCCGGGTCCTGGCCATGAACATCGACGACCTCTCGCCCCTTCCCGACGGCGAGGTCGGGCTTCTGGCCCACTGGGACCTCGCCAACGTCCCGACCGTCCTGGCCGTCATCACCGACAACCTGGGCTACACCACCGACGACGGCAAGAGCTGCGAGATGGTGGGACGCGCGAAGATCGAGAACGGCAAGGTGTCGCCGCTTCCCGACGAGGAGCGGACCATGGGGCCGATGGGGGACTCCGCCATCTTCCGCATGCTGGAGACCTACACCAACTTCTCCATCGACCTTAAGATGCGGCTCGCCAAGGACCCGAAGGTGGCCCCGAGCCCCCGCGAGGAG from Citrifermentans bremense harbors:
- a CDS encoding LuxE/PaaK family acyltransferase; the encoded protein is MSAPGSVSHALTEEILAIIEAGVDADLSDERFNDYCMQLFSLQYQTNAIFREFCDVKKVRPEDISRWQDVPMVYNDVFKTHLVASFPLEQSVMACLTGGTTSLTQRGRIFRDEDGKKLVFGANKMMTGSYLFPDFEEGKRCRILILAPSPEMAPSMGMAIGMDQTRKAFGTPDSMFLLGKSGIDIKNLLKALRESEASGVPVALIGATAAYVYFFQACRRRKISFKLPAGSRVCDGGGYRGRFGVVTRNDYYDMVQEILDVPRNHCVNVLGEAETATNLFDDALRRHVKGLPEKKLARPVPPWSRVLAMNIDDLSPLPDGEVGLLAHWDLANVPTVLAVITDNLGYTTDDGKSCEMVGRAKIENGKVSPLPDEERTMGPMGDSAIFRMLETYTNFSIDLKMRLAKDPKVAPSPREEIEARPGSVASCPQVVDEILTSQADQEAAELRDRALGTFKDQTERPLDWFVAEAEKQKLTDHPAGLQSERAKTQKK